From a single Calothrix sp. NIES-2098 genomic region:
- a CDS encoding NB-ARC domain-containing protein, translated as MSNSLKASTAGLAIVDKARLRLGWTKTSTARWWQDAHTSRATLRRFWQGDRIQREIFIAICQAVGITNWEAIADSSDIDSEIIADIPKPYLDWNEAPDVESFYGRNQELMQLEQWIEAGCKLVMIVGIAGIGKTALTLALADRIQSQFDCLIWKSLHSAPSLNSLVDSLLNNFDRDVVRDLQQGTAQLIHHLQQRRCLLILDGLDADLNNYNQFIQKISRSHQSCILIASREQPKAIEIDSKTIRCLNLKGLPKTEALELLQSRGFTGKELGLSALVQLYRGNPLALKLVTPLIQSVFAGNVAGFLTQNTLVIGDRLRVILKQQFEQLADLEQDILYWLAIWQEPVSFCRLQTHLLISVDPATVLEAIVTLERRSLLEKWIGTGEISFSLQPLVMKVVTDELVERAVQEIQQVVQSNDLRHFKILRTHWLLRPGTDDIAGDRILHQLKENLWRLYGATLPQTFEQILLLLKDRSPLAIGYLACNLGTILKQLRILS; from the coding sequence ATGTCTAACTCGCTCAAAGCATCAACAGCAGGACTGGCAATCGTAGACAAAGCAAGGCTGCGTCTTGGTTGGACAAAAACTAGTACAGCGCGTTGGTGGCAAGATGCTCACACTTCTAGAGCTACATTACGGCGATTTTGGCAGGGCGATCGCATTCAGCGAGAAATCTTCATCGCTATCTGTCAGGCTGTTGGCATCACCAATTGGGAAGCGATCGCAGATTCTTCCGATATAGATTCTGAAATTATTGCAGATATCCCCAAGCCTTACCTCGACTGGAATGAAGCCCCAGATGTCGAAAGTTTTTATGGGCGCAATCAAGAATTAATGCAGCTAGAACAATGGATTGAGGCTGGCTGTAAGTTAGTCATGATTGTTGGTATTGCTGGTATCGGGAAAACTGCCCTGACACTTGCTTTAGCAGACCGGATTCAGTCACAATTTGATTGCTTGATTTGGAAATCTCTTCATTCTGCACCATCCCTAAATTCTTTAGTGGATAGCTTGCTGAATAACTTTGATCGAGACGTTGTTCGCGATCTTCAACAAGGGACAGCACAACTCATACACCACCTGCAACAACGTCGCTGTCTATTAATACTTGATGGGTTAGATGCAGATTTAAACAATTACAATCAATTTATTCAAAAAATCAGCCGCAGCCATCAAAGTTGCATTCTGATCGCTAGTCGCGAACAACCCAAAGCTATAGAAATCGACTCAAAAACAATTCGCTGTTTAAACCTCAAGGGTTTGCCAAAAACAGAGGCTTTAGAACTATTACAATCTAGAGGATTTACAGGTAAAGAACTAGGACTATCAGCTTTAGTTCAACTTTATCGCGGTAATCCCTTGGCGCTGAAACTGGTAACGCCATTGATTCAGTCAGTGTTTGCTGGGAATGTCGCAGGATTTCTCACTCAGAATACCCTAGTAATTGGCGATCGCTTGCGAGTTATTCTCAAACAACAATTCGAGCAACTTGCCGATTTAGAACAAGATATTCTCTATTGGTTGGCAATTTGGCAAGAACCTGTATCTTTCTGTCGGTTGCAAACTCATCTATTAATATCTGTCGATCCGGCTACAGTGTTAGAAGCAATTGTCACATTAGAAAGGCGATCGCTTTTAGAAAAATGGATCGGTACGGGGGAAATCTCCTTTAGCTTGCAACCGTTGGTGATGAAAGTCGTCACCGATGAGTTGGTAGAACGCGCTGTGCAAGAGATTCAACAGGTAGTGCAAAGTAACGATCTGCGTCATTTTAAAATCCTGCGAACCCATTGGTTACTGCGACCTGGTACTGATGATATTGCAGGCGATCGCATTTTGCATCAACTCAAGGAAAATCTGTGGCGGTTGTATGGTGCAACTCTCCCGCAAACCTTTGAGCAAATATTGTTGCTATTAAAGGATCGATCTCCTTTAGCAATTGGTTATCTCGCTTGTAATCTAGGCACAATCCTGAAGCAGTTGAGAATACTTTCATAA